From Vulpes vulpes isolate BD-2025 chromosome 7, VulVul3, whole genome shotgun sequence, one genomic window encodes:
- the NPVF gene encoding pro-FMRFamide-related neuropeptide VF codes for MKVISSKRFILLILATSSLLTSNIFCTDELMMSNLHSKENYDKYSEHEGDPKREKERSLNFEELNDWGPRTVIKMSAPTVNKMPHSAANLPLRFGRTMEEERSTGAMANLPLRFGRNIKESILRHIPNLPQRFGRTTAKSVAKMLSDLLQQSMHSPSANELLYSMNCQPQEIQNPDQKHPWRLGLKEIDDAELKQEK; via the exons ATGAAAGTTATTTCATCAAAAcgctttattttattgattttagccacttCAAGCTTGTTAACATCAAACATCTTTTGTACAGATGAATTAATGATGTCTAAtcttcacagcaaagaaaattatgACAAATATTCTGAG CATGAAGGAGACCctaagagggaaaaggaaagaagtctcAATTTTGAAGAACTAAATGATTGGGGTCCAAGAACTGTCATTAAGATGAGTGCACCCACAGTCAACAAAATGCCACACTCGGCAGCCAACTTGCCTTTGAGATTTGGGAGGAccatggaagaagaaagaagcactGGGGCAATGGCCAACCTGCCTCTGAGATTTGgaagaaatataaaggaaagcATCTTAAGACATATTCCTAATCTGCCCCAAAGGTTTGGGAGAACAACAGCCAAAAGTGTCGCCAAGATGCTGAGTGATTTGCTCCAACAATCCATGCATTCACCATCTGCCAATGAGTTACTTTACTCCATGAACTGCCAGCCTCAAGAAATCCAGAATCCTGATCAAAAACACCCATG GAGACTGGGACTCAAGGAAATAGATGATGCAgaactgaaacaagaaaaataa